The proteins below are encoded in one region of Clostridium pasteurianum DSM 525 = ATCC 6013:
- a CDS encoding Fic family protein, whose product MLYDEAVKVWRKGKTKDLLNRFFLKFTYSSNKIENNETRLRDVETVFRGEKVTDFTGNKKTIKEIENHKKLCGNIIKLGEENSSKLSIDLIKNFHYVLMKDCFTENLLKKGEKPGQFKKGDYIVGLHDVGVSPLEVEENLKSLIQEINDIQINDNNVLKVVSYFHCWFETIHPFADGNGRVGRMLLNYLLIGNNLPPIVLFENDREEYYLALEYFNETQEINKMVDFLDSQAYKTWIKDYNLKVKNLKDFLD is encoded by the coding sequence ATGTTGTATGATGAGGCAGTGAAGGTGTGGAGAAAAGGGAAAACTAAGGATTTATTAAATAGATTCTTTTTGAAATTTACATATTCTTCAAATAAGATAGAAAACAATGAAACAAGACTTAGGGACGTTGAAACTGTTTTTAGAGGAGAGAAAGTTACAGATTTCACAGGAAATAAGAAGACAATTAAAGAGATTGAAAACCATAAAAAACTTTGCGGAAATATTATAAAATTAGGTGAAGAAAATAGCTCAAAACTTTCCATTGACTTAATTAAAAATTTTCACTATGTTTTAATGAAAGATTGTTTCACAGAAAATTTGTTAAAGAAAGGTGAAAAACCGGGACAATTTAAAAAAGGTGATTACATAGTTGGATTACATGATGTAGGTGTTAGTCCATTAGAGGTAGAAGAAAATTTAAAGTCATTAATTCAAGAAATTAATGATATACAGATAAATGATAATAATGTTTTAAAAGTAGTTAGTTATTTCCATTGTTGGTTTGAGACCATACATCCTTTTGCAGATGGCAATGGGAGAGTAGGGAGAATGCTGCTTAACTATCTGCTTATAGGTAATAATCTTCCGCCAATTGTTCTATTTGAGAATGATAGAGAAGAATACTATTTAGCATTAGAATATTTCAACGAAACCCAGGAAATAAATAAAATGGTTGATTTTTTAGATAGTCAAGCTTACAAAACATGGATTAAGGATTATAATTTAAAAGTAAAGAATTTGAAAGACTTTTTGGATTAA
- a CDS encoding TOBE domain-containing protein — protein MSISARNQLKGKVVGLKKGVVTAEVVLEIAGGNKITSIISLDSVEELGVKEGAELTAVVKSTDVMILA, from the coding sequence ATGAGTATAAGTGCAAGAAATCAATTAAAGGGAAAAGTTGTAGGTTTAAAGAAAGGTGTCGTAACTGCTGAAGTAGTTCTTGAAATTGCTGGAGGAAATAAAATCACTTCAATTATATCTCTTGATTCAGTTGAAGAACTTGGTGTTAAAGAAGGTGCAGAATTAACTGCTGTTGTTAAATCAACTGATGTCATGATTTTAGCTTAA
- a CDS encoding aldo/keto reductase — MIEIDKNKIEQIADVNRKLLVELPDKTKVPVIGQGTWYLGEKLNDREREIAALRLGIELGMTLIDTAEMYGSGRSEALVGEAIKGIRDSIFLVSKVYPHNSGLNNIFKSCENSLKRLGTDHLDLYLLHWRGNVPLEETITGMEKLKKQGKILRWGVSNFDTEDMKELWECEDGSNCVTNQVLYHLGSRGIEFDLLPWQRIHKMPIMAYCPVAQGGSLRTQLLKNSSVNRIAKAHNVKPLQIILAWCLRSKDIIAIPKAAKVEHVLKNAEAASIVLSENELFELDKAFPAPTRKVSLDIV; from the coding sequence ATGATTGAAATAGATAAAAATAAAATAGAGCAAATAGCAGATGTAAACAGAAAGCTTTTAGTAGAATTGCCAGATAAGACCAAGGTTCCAGTCATAGGTCAAGGAACCTGGTACTTAGGTGAAAAATTAAATGACAGAGAAAGAGAAATAGCTGCGCTAAGACTAGGCATAGAACTTGGAATGACACTTATAGATACTGCAGAAATGTATGGCAGTGGAAGATCTGAAGCTTTAGTAGGAGAAGCTATAAAGGGAATAAGGGACAGTATATTTTTGGTATCCAAGGTTTATCCTCATAATTCAGGACTTAACAATATATTTAAATCCTGTGAAAATAGTCTGAAAAGGCTTGGAACAGATCATTTGGATTTGTATTTACTGCATTGGAGAGGAAATGTACCTTTAGAAGAAACTATAACGGGTATGGAGAAACTGAAAAAACAAGGAAAAATACTCAGATGGGGAGTTTCAAATTTTGATACAGAAGATATGAAAGAGTTATGGGAGTGTGAGGATGGCAGTAATTGCGTTACCAATCAGGTTTTATATCACTTAGGCTCCAGAGGAATTGAATTCGATTTATTGCCATGGCAAAGAATACATAAAATGCCTATTATGGCTTATTGCCCTGTTGCTCAGGGGGGATCACTTAGAACACAACTGCTAAAGAATTCATCAGTAAATAGGATAGCTAAAGCTCATAATGTAAAACCTCTGCAGATAATACTAGCTTGGTGTCTTAGATCAAAAGATATAATTGCCATTCCAAAGGCTGCCAAGGTAGAGCATGTACTGAAAAATGCAGAAGCTGCTTCTATTGTATTATCAGAAAATGAATTATTTGAACTGGATAAAGCTTTTCCAGCACCAACTAGAAAAGTAAGTTTGGATATAGTATAG
- a CDS encoding RNA polymerase sigma factor: MHKLLQQTDNNFSEKYSFYGNMLFRICMVYLGNKEDAEKAMQETFLKLMYKSPQFADDEHEKAWLIRISTNICKDMLRSVWHKRVVKMEDI; this comes from the coding sequence ATGCACAAACTACTACAGCAGACAGACAATAATTTTTCAGAGAAGTACAGTTTTTACGGTAATATGCTTTTTAGAATTTGTATGGTTTATCTTGGTAATAAAGAAGATGCAGAAAAAGCTATGCAAGAAACCTTTTTAAAACTTATGTATAAAAGTCCACAATTTGCTGATGATGAACATGAGAAAGCTTGGCTCATCAGAATAAGCACCAATATATGTAAGGATATGCTGCGAAGTGTTTGGCACAAACGGGTTGTAAAAATGGAAGATATTTAA
- a CDS encoding hybrid sensor histidine kinase/response regulator, which yields MDTTNLYTILVVDDNQNNLFTLKTLIKEYIDANVLIADTPKKALQELIKNSVDLIILDVHMKREMDGFELAQIIKGRKKTEHIPIVFLTGAYISEEFKKKGFEIGAVDYLTKPIDDFLLINRINVYLKLIERERKTNIILQEQAKELTRAKEMAEAANEAKNIFFANISHEFRTPLNILLGSSQMIKYYIENDKVLNKEKMESNIKTQIQNCYRLVRLVNNLLDITKMDSGNFTLKFSTCNIVEVVESVVLSVVNYAASKNIQVVFDTDVEELYLSCDLDAIERIILNLLSNSIKFTPKGGNIFVNVKVLNNFVEISVKDSGIGIPQDKQQVIFQRFKQVDDLLTRNCEGSGIGLSLVKSLVEMHGGSIQVKSEYQKGSEFTIKIPIIEVNIEETEQNRAINSNSTIIKKIDVEFSDIYF from the coding sequence ATGGATACAACTAATTTGTATACAATTTTAGTGGTTGATGATAATCAAAATAATTTATTTACTTTGAAAACGCTTATAAAAGAATATATTGATGCCAATGTGTTAATTGCAGATACTCCAAAAAAAGCCCTGCAGGAACTTATAAAAAATTCTGTAGATTTAATTATTTTAGATGTACATATGAAGAGAGAGATGGATGGGTTTGAATTGGCACAGATTATAAAGGGAAGAAAAAAAACAGAACACATTCCAATTGTATTTTTAACGGGTGCTTATATTAGTGAAGAGTTTAAGAAGAAGGGTTTTGAAATAGGAGCCGTAGATTATTTAACCAAGCCCATTGATGATTTTTTACTTATAAATAGAATAAATGTATATTTAAAACTAATTGAAAGGGAGAGAAAAACAAACATAATATTGCAGGAACAAGCAAAAGAATTAACAAGAGCAAAGGAAATGGCCGAGGCAGCCAATGAAGCTAAAAATATTTTTTTTGCAAATATATCTCATGAATTTAGGACTCCTTTAAATATTCTCCTTGGATCATCTCAGATGATAAAATATTATATAGAAAATGATAAGGTTTTAAATAAGGAAAAGATGGAATCAAATATAAAAACTCAAATTCAAAATTGTTATAGGCTTGTAAGGCTGGTTAACAATTTATTAGATATTACAAAAATGGATTCCGGTAATTTTACTCTTAAATTTTCAACCTGTAATATTGTTGAAGTAGTAGAATCAGTTGTACTTTCAGTTGTAAATTATGCCGCCTCAAAAAATATACAAGTAGTATTTGATACTGATGTTGAAGAATTATATTTGTCCTGTGATTTAGATGCAATTGAGCGGATTATACTTAATCTTTTATCTAATTCAATAAAATTTACCCCTAAGGGTGGAAATATATTTGTCAATGTAAAAGTTTTAAATAACTTTGTTGAAATTAGTGTAAAAGATTCCGGTATAGGAATTCCACAGGATAAACAGCAAGTGATATTTCAAAGATTCAAACAAGTGGACGACCTTCTTACAAGAAACTGCGAGGGTAGTGGAATAGGTCTTAGTCTTGTGAAATCTTTAGTGGAAATGCACGGTGGAAGTATACAGGTTAAGAGTGAATATCAAAAGGGCAGTGAATTTACCATTAAAATTCCTATCATAGAAGTAAATATTGAAGAAACTGAACAAAACCGAGCTATAAATAGCAACAGTACTATAATTAAAAAAATTGATGTAGAATTTTCTGATATATATTTTTGA
- a CDS encoding serine hydrolase, giving the protein MKFVKLGGFLLIILAIVIPQQVLANSDYEKTNTVEINAATDKSKNNQSENKVEDNNSSNSESTQEEQLEIKEKELQAAKEAQLKAKKEKLENEIKKYLGNNINNIGLSYYDVTSGESININSDKTFLAASTVKVQLNMILADMFANGQASQSEQLTYTQADYEEGTGILQDTNLSNKSYVTATLSDYSIIHSDNIATNMIMRRIGYENFRNLVDKKLGTATNHSGNYITASQETSILRKLYENEDSNSYYLHIIDIMKKTDFHDRLDKYINTNIVAHKVGNYGNYVNDVGIVYTNKPYIISIYTEGVSNTNEVIAHISKLIYDYQNEK; this is encoded by the coding sequence ATGAAGTTTGTAAAACTAGGTGGTTTTTTACTCATAATACTGGCAATTGTAATACCACAACAGGTTTTAGCCAATTCTGATTATGAAAAAACTAATACAGTTGAAATTAATGCAGCTACTGATAAGTCAAAAAATAATCAATCAGAAAATAAAGTTGAAGACAATAATTCAAGTAATAGTGAAAGCACACAGGAAGAGCAGCTTGAGATAAAAGAAAAGGAACTTCAAGCTGCTAAGGAAGCTCAGCTAAAGGCAAAAAAAGAGAAATTAGAGAATGAAATAAAAAAATATTTGGGAAATAATATTAATAATATAGGCCTAAGTTACTATGATGTAACATCCGGAGAATCTATAAATATAAATTCTGATAAGACATTTTTAGCAGCAAGTACTGTGAAAGTACAATTGAATATGATATTGGCAGATATGTTTGCAAATGGACAAGCATCTCAAAGCGAACAGCTGACTTATACACAGGCAGACTATGAAGAGGGAACAGGAATTCTTCAAGATACAAATCTATCTAACAAATCTTATGTTACAGCTACTCTATCCGATTATTCTATAATTCATTCAGATAATATAGCTACTAATATGATCATGAGAAGAATAGGCTATGAGAATTTTAGAAATTTAGTAGATAAAAAATTAGGAACTGCTACAAATCATTCAGGTAATTATATCACAGCATCTCAGGAAACAAGCATATTAAGAAAATTATATGAAAACGAAGATAGTAATTCTTATTATTTGCATATAATAGATATAATGAAAAAAACAGACTTTCATGATAGACTGGATAAGTATATAAATACTAATATAGTTGCACATAAAGTTGGTAACTATGGCAATTATGTAAATGATGTAGGAATAGTATATACAAATAAACCCTATATAATATCCATATATACAGAGGGAGTTTCTAATACAAATGAAGTAATTGCACATATATCTAAGTTAATATATGATTATCAAAATGAAAAATAA
- a CDS encoding ABC transporter permease, with translation MLHINTYLAILIVSIVIMATIGANDSSINAKNFLVQTLSGMVMKPIVPIFMVLVIAETLTEDYTHGTMKFALMTPIKKSDFIIGKLLFIALYALIFMVISFIASYIVGTIVFGLGDKGEIINNFIYNVKCYAIIILPLLSFSTVISFIALFINNSGAVIGLGIGINFIMVILDMSIKNIMYFTFSGGMYAYQFIGKSSAHNILTFPITACIYILIFSLLIVVIISKKDIVL, from the coding sequence ATGCTGCATATCAATACATATCTAGCTATTTTAATTGTAAGTATAGTTATTATGGCTACTATTGGAGCTAATGACAGCAGCATAAATGCAAAAAACTTTTTAGTTCAAACTCTCTCTGGAATGGTAATGAAACCTATAGTACCAATCTTTATGGTTCTAGTTATAGCAGAAACACTTACAGAAGATTACACTCATGGAACTATGAAATTTGCTCTAATGACACCTATAAAAAAGAGTGATTTCATAATTGGCAAACTTTTATTTATAGCCTTATATGCATTAATATTTATGGTTATAAGTTTTATTGCAAGTTACATTGTAGGTACAATTGTATTTGGATTAGGGGATAAAGGAGAAATTATAAATAATTTTATTTATAATGTGAAATGTTATGCTATTATCATATTACCTTTGTTGTCATTTTCTACAGTTATAAGTTTCATTGCATTATTTATTAATAATAGTGGAGCTGTAATAGGGTTAGGAATTGGAATTAATTTTATTATGGTTATACTGGATATGAGTATAAAAAATATAATGTATTTTACATTTTCAGGAGGGATGTATGCATATCAGTTTATTGGTAAATCAAGTGCTCATAATATTTTAACTTTTCCTATAACAGCTTGTATATATATTCTAATATTTTCATTGCTTATTGTAGTTATTATTAGTAAAAAAGATATAGTATTATAG